A stretch of Aeromicrobium tamlense DNA encodes these proteins:
- a CDS encoding NAD(P)-dependent oxidoreductase, with translation MRLVVVGASGGVGSRLLARAVAQGHTVTAQTREASRVTPSEDVRVAEGEPTDEPFLRRSLEGHDAVVLCLGIDSLGRTTLFSDTTRALIAAMEATGVKRLVAVTGIGAGDSRGHGGWFYNRVLFPLFTRHRYADKDRQEALIERTSLDWTIVRPAPFAKTTSGELQVFTEIPPGLQLSAITRDETAAFLLECVEDATFVRQKPFIGHA, from the coding sequence ATGCGACTGGTCGTGGTGGGAGCGTCGGGCGGTGTCGGCTCGCGGCTGCTGGCCCGCGCGGTCGCGCAGGGACACACCGTCACCGCCCAGACCCGAGAGGCGTCCAGGGTGACCCCGTCCGAGGACGTGCGCGTCGCTGAGGGCGAGCCGACCGACGAGCCCTTTCTCCGGCGAAGTCTCGAGGGGCACGACGCCGTCGTCCTGTGCCTGGGCATCGACTCGCTCGGCCGGACGACGCTGTTCTCGGACACGACGCGGGCACTGATCGCGGCGATGGAGGCGACCGGCGTCAAGCGTCTCGTCGCCGTCACCGGGATCGGCGCCGGCGACTCGAGGGGGCACGGCGGCTGGTTCTACAACCGCGTTCTCTTCCCGCTCTTCACGCGCCACCGCTACGCCGACAAGGACCGGCAGGAGGCACTGATCGAGCGCACGAGCCTCGACTGGACGATCGTCAGGCCGGCCCCGTTCGCGAAGACCACCTCGGGAGAGCTGCAGGTGTTCACCGAGATCCCGCCGGGACTCCAGCTCAGCGCGATCACGCGCGACGAGACCGCGGCCTTCCTGCTCGAGTGCGTGGAGGACGCGACCTTCGTACGGCAGAAGCCCTTCATCGGTCACGCCTGA
- a CDS encoding SatD family protein translates to MVALIGDLVASRTASSRSGAQEALITALETAAQLVPSLQAPAPTIGDEFQSTHASLRDALVTALAVRLALPPEMDARVGIGIGTIEVVGRSEYGLTQDGPAWWNARDAIGQVERREGRQSGLRSWVHEGGTVNAYLMVRDHVVSGFDGRQRRLALGLLQGRTQRELAEAEGISPSAVSQSLRRSGAHAVLDGLELVR, encoded by the coding sequence GTGGTCGCGCTGATCGGTGACCTCGTCGCCTCGCGCACCGCCTCGTCCCGATCGGGAGCGCAGGAGGCGCTGATCACCGCGCTCGAGACGGCGGCCCAGCTGGTGCCATCGCTGCAGGCCCCGGCGCCCACGATCGGCGACGAGTTCCAGTCGACGCACGCGAGCCTGCGCGACGCGCTGGTCACCGCGCTCGCCGTGAGGCTCGCGCTCCCGCCGGAGATGGACGCCCGCGTCGGCATCGGCATCGGCACGATCGAAGTCGTCGGTCGCTCCGAGTACGGTCTCACCCAGGACGGACCCGCCTGGTGGAACGCGCGCGACGCGATCGGTCAGGTGGAACGGCGCGAAGGGCGCCAGTCCGGCCTGCGCAGCTGGGTGCACGAAGGGGGAACGGTGAACGCCTACCTGATGGTCCGCGACCACGTCGTCAGCGGCTTCGACGGCCGCCAGCGACGCCTCGCGCTCGGCCTCCTGCAGGGTCGCACGCAGCGCGAGCTCGCCGAGGCCGAGGGCATCTCGCCGTCGGCGGTCTCGCAGTCCCTGCGCCGCAGCGGCGCCCACGCCGTGCTCGACGGACTGGAGCTGGTGCGCTGA
- a CDS encoding response regulator: MTIRVVVADDQDLVRTGLVMILGAQPGLEVVGEAADGLAALDLATRLRPDVLLVDIRMPGLDGVEVTRRLAGPDVADPMAVVVITTFDLDEYVLGALRAGARGFLLKDAGPDLLVQAITAAANGDALIAPNVTRRLLSTFADQAPATPVQPVAPLTEREEEVLALVARGQTNAEIASELFVGLSTVKSHVASLMAKLGARNRVEIAMWAYDTRRVRADQS, from the coding sequence ATGACCATCCGCGTGGTGGTGGCCGACGACCAGGACCTGGTCCGCACCGGGCTCGTGATGATCCTCGGCGCGCAGCCCGGCCTCGAGGTCGTGGGTGAGGCCGCGGACGGGCTCGCAGCGCTCGACCTGGCCACGCGGCTGCGCCCCGACGTCCTCCTCGTCGACATCCGGATGCCCGGGCTTGACGGCGTCGAGGTCACGCGCCGCCTCGCCGGACCTGACGTGGCCGACCCGATGGCGGTCGTCGTGATCACCACCTTCGACCTCGACGAGTACGTCCTCGGCGCCCTTCGCGCCGGCGCCCGCGGATTCCTGCTCAAGGACGCCGGGCCGGACCTCCTCGTGCAGGCCATCACCGCGGCCGCGAACGGCGACGCACTGATCGCGCCCAACGTCACCCGCCGACTGCTGTCGACGTTCGCCGACCAGGCCCCGGCGACTCCGGTCCAGCCCGTCGCGCCCCTCACTGAGCGCGAGGAGGAGGTGCTCGCCCTGGTGGCACGGGGACAGACCAACGCCGAGATCGCCTCCGAGCTCTTCGTCGGCCTGAGCACGGTCAAGTCCCACGTCGCCTCGCTGATGGCCAAGCTCGGCGCCCGCAACCGCGTCGAGATCGCGATGTGGGCATACGACACGCGGCGGGTCAGGGCCGACCAGTCGTGA
- a CDS encoding Rid family detoxifying hydrolase, with product MGHEGGAARVAIETDAAPAALGPYSQAIVAGGFVFCSGTAGIDPETGQVVEGIEAQTEQALANLSAILEAAGASLADLVKTTIFYADVDDFAKLNEVYARFMPDPPPARSAPANVRLPRGLLVSIEAVALARD from the coding sequence ATGGGCCACGAAGGTGGAGCGGCCAGGGTGGCGATCGAGACGGACGCGGCTCCGGCTGCGCTCGGTCCCTACAGTCAGGCGATCGTCGCAGGTGGCTTCGTCTTCTGTTCCGGCACGGCGGGCATCGATCCCGAGACCGGGCAGGTGGTCGAGGGCATCGAGGCGCAGACGGAGCAGGCGCTGGCCAACCTCTCCGCCATCCTCGAGGCTGCGGGTGCGTCGCTGGCAGACCTCGTGAAGACCACGATCTTCTACGCCGATGTCGACGACTTCGCGAAGCTGAACGAGGTCTACGCCCGATTCATGCCCGACCCGCCGCCCGCACGGTCCGCGCCTGCGAACGTGCGGCTTCCGCGAGGACTCCTCGTCTCGATCGAGGCCGTCGCGTTGGCCCGGGACTGA
- a CDS encoding SDR family NAD(P)-dependent oxidoreductase translates to MPNFTDDELAIALKVLGEAQHLGDEDEAYVALRRACGKFYKDVKKQRRKAKRDAVNAADREVVSLTATGSPRRIDDETAGIALVSNARGASAGVLQVPRGCYICKEKYTVVDAFYHQLCPDCAALSHAKRDARTDLTGRRALLTGGRAKIGMYIALRLLRDGAHLTITTRFPRDAVRRFRAQPDSNEWLDRLKIVGIDLRDPAQVIGLADEVAAAGPLDILINNAAQTVKRQPGAYQAIADAELQPLPEGFVPELVTFGHTSDAHPASLVGSVSSHPALAGDAVTADELTALALEAGSADLERIDAGGLLPDLVDTNSWVQHVGQVDALELLEVQLCNSVAPFILVSRLRPAMAASAARRKYVVNVSAMEGQFARGYKGPGHPHTNMAKAALNMLTRTSAREMFESDGILMTAVDTGWITDERPHVTKQRLAQEGFKAPLDLVDGAARVYDPIVQGEAGVDLHGVFLKDFEPFPW, encoded by the coding sequence GTGCCGAACTTCACCGACGACGAGCTCGCGATCGCCCTCAAGGTGCTGGGCGAGGCGCAGCACCTCGGTGACGAGGACGAGGCCTACGTCGCGCTGCGACGCGCCTGCGGCAAGTTCTACAAGGACGTCAAGAAGCAGCGCCGCAAGGCCAAGCGCGACGCCGTGAACGCCGCCGACCGCGAGGTCGTCTCGCTCACCGCCACCGGATCGCCCCGCCGCATCGACGACGAGACCGCCGGCATCGCGCTGGTCTCGAACGCGCGTGGTGCCTCCGCGGGCGTGCTGCAGGTGCCGCGCGGCTGCTACATCTGCAAGGAGAAGTACACGGTGGTGGACGCGTTCTACCACCAGCTGTGCCCCGACTGCGCCGCGCTGAGCCACGCCAAGCGCGACGCCCGCACCGACCTCACCGGCCGCCGCGCGCTGCTCACCGGCGGCCGCGCCAAGATTGGCATGTACATCGCGCTGCGGCTGCTGCGCGACGGCGCGCACCTCACGATCACCACCCGCTTCCCGCGCGACGCCGTGCGCCGTTTCCGCGCCCAGCCCGACAGCAACGAGTGGCTCGACCGACTCAAGATCGTCGGCATCGACCTGCGCGATCCCGCCCAGGTGATCGGCCTGGCCGACGAGGTCGCCGCGGCCGGCCCGCTCGACATCCTCATCAACAACGCCGCGCAGACCGTGAAGCGCCAGCCCGGCGCCTACCAGGCCATCGCCGACGCCGAGCTGCAGCCGTTGCCCGAGGGGTTCGTCCCCGAGCTCGTCACCTTCGGTCACACCAGCGACGCCCACCCGGCCTCGCTCGTCGGCTCGGTCAGCTCGCACCCCGCGCTCGCGGGCGACGCCGTCACGGCCGACGAGCTCACCGCCCTCGCGCTCGAGGCGGGCTCGGCCGACCTCGAGCGCATCGACGCCGGCGGCCTCCTGCCCGACCTCGTCGACACCAACAGCTGGGTGCAGCACGTCGGTCAGGTCGACGCGCTCGAGCTGCTCGAGGTCCAGCTGTGCAACAGCGTCGCGCCGTTCATCCTTGTCAGCCGTCTGCGTCCCGCCATGGCGGCCTCGGCCGCGCGCCGCAAGTACGTCGTCAACGTCTCGGCGATGGAGGGGCAGTTCGCCCGCGGCTACAAGGGTCCCGGCCACCCGCACACCAACATGGCCAAGGCAGCGCTCAACATGCTCACGCGCACGAGCGCCCGCGAGATGTTCGAGTCCGACGGCATCCTCATGACCGCCGTCGACACCGGCTGGATCACCGACGAGCGTCCGCACGTGACGAAGCAGCGCCTCGCGCAGGAGGGCTTCAAGGCGCCGCTCGACCTCGTCGACGGAGCCGCGCGCGTCTACGACCCGATCGTCCAGGGCGAGGCCGGCGTCGACCTGCACGGCGTGTTCCTCAAGGACTTCGAGCCCTTCCCCTGGTGA
- a CDS encoding DUF6326 family protein has protein sequence MSTRQPNTFDDQPLPVRVRLAAAWTSLMFLYAYVDILNFFTPGVVEDILDGRVFEFDLSQTFSTAALALMSVPSLMVVLSAALPARVNRIANLVAASLFVPVTAFNVAGESWLLFYGLGVVLELMVLAFILRSAWTWPRVAPSVAATTRQGTVRSR, from the coding sequence ATGAGCACACGCCAACCCAACACCTTCGACGACCAGCCGCTCCCGGTGCGCGTCAGGCTCGCCGCAGCCTGGACCAGCCTCATGTTCCTGTACGCCTACGTGGACATTCTCAACTTCTTCACGCCAGGCGTCGTGGAGGACATCCTCGACGGCCGGGTCTTCGAGTTCGACCTCTCCCAGACCTTCTCGACCGCGGCGCTGGCCCTCATGTCCGTCCCGTCCCTGATGGTCGTGCTGTCGGCGGCACTGCCGGCCCGGGTGAACCGCATCGCGAACCTCGTCGCGGCTTCGCTCTTCGTGCCCGTGACGGCGTTCAACGTGGCGGGGGAGTCCTGGCTGCTCTTCTACGGACTCGGCGTCGTGCTGGAGTTGATGGTGCTCGCGTTCATCCTGCGCAGCGCCTGGACCTGGCCTCGTGTCGCTCCGTCGGTGGCAGCGACCACGCGGCAGGGAACGGTCCGCTCCCGGTAG
- a CDS encoding acetolactate synthase large subunit: MTETAPEPMTGAQSLVRSLEQAGVEVIFGIPGGAILPAYDPLFDSSIRHVLVRHEQGAGHAAQGYAMATGKVGVCMATSGPGATNLVTAIADAYLDSVPIVAVTGQVASSVIGSDAFQEADIRGITMPITKHSFLVTDPAEIPRVVAEAFHIASTGRPGPVLVDVAKDALQAMTTYEWPHELALPGYRPTTRPHNKQVREAARLIAEAKKPILYVGGGVIKADASAELAMLAELTQIPVVTTLMARGAFPDSHDLHLGMPGMHGTVAAVAGLQKADLLITLGARFDDRVTGNLDTFAPGAKVIHADIDPAEISKNRVADVPIVGDAREVIADLIRALRKQSDEDGLTGDYDQWRQYILGVKAKFPVAYEKPHDGLAPQTVIERINAAAGAEAIYSSGVGQHQMWAAHFVKYERPRQWLNSGGAGTMGYGVPAAMGAKVGDPDRVVWAIDGDGCFQMTNQELATCALEGIPIKVAVINNSSLGMVRQWQTLFYEGRYSNTDLNTGPETIGARRIPDFVKLAEAYGCVGLRCESEDELDEVIAKAMSINDVPVVIDFVVERDAMVWPMVAAGTSNDDIKIARDLAPEWEEEDL; encoded by the coding sequence ATGACCGAGACGGCACCGGAGCCGATGACCGGGGCGCAGAGCCTCGTCCGATCGCTGGAACAGGCCGGTGTGGAGGTCATCTTCGGGATCCCCGGCGGGGCGATCCTGCCGGCGTACGACCCGCTCTTCGACTCCTCGATCCGCCACGTGCTGGTCCGTCACGAGCAGGGCGCCGGCCACGCCGCGCAGGGCTACGCGATGGCCACCGGCAAGGTCGGCGTCTGCATGGCCACCTCCGGCCCGGGCGCCACCAACCTCGTCACCGCGATCGCCGACGCCTACCTCGACTCGGTGCCGATCGTCGCCGTCACGGGCCAGGTCGCCAGCAGCGTCATCGGCTCCGACGCCTTCCAGGAGGCCGACATCCGCGGCATCACGATGCCGATCACGAAGCACAGCTTCCTGGTGACCGACCCCGCCGAGATCCCGCGCGTCGTCGCGGAGGCCTTCCACATCGCCTCCACCGGTCGTCCCGGCCCGGTCCTGGTCGACGTCGCCAAGGACGCCCTCCAGGCGATGACCACCTACGAGTGGCCGCACGAGCTCGCGCTGCCGGGCTACCGGCCCACCACGCGCCCGCACAACAAGCAGGTCCGCGAGGCGGCGCGCCTCATCGCCGAGGCGAAGAAGCCGATCCTCTACGTCGGCGGCGGCGTCATCAAGGCCGACGCGTCGGCCGAGCTGGCGATGCTCGCCGAGCTGACGCAGATCCCGGTCGTCACCACGCTGATGGCACGCGGCGCGTTCCCCGACTCGCACGACCTGCACCTGGGCATGCCCGGAATGCACGGCACGGTCGCGGCCGTCGCCGGCCTGCAGAAGGCCGACCTGCTCATCACGCTGGGCGCTCGCTTCGACGACCGCGTCACCGGCAACCTCGACACGTTCGCGCCCGGCGCGAAGGTCATCCACGCCGACATCGACCCGGCCGAGATCAGCAAGAACCGCGTGGCCGACGTCCCGATCGTGGGCGACGCCCGCGAGGTCATCGCCGACCTCATCCGCGCGCTGCGCAAGCAGTCCGACGAGGACGGGCTGACGGGCGACTACGACCAGTGGCGCCAGTACATCCTCGGCGTGAAGGCGAAGTTCCCGGTCGCGTACGAGAAGCCGCACGACGGCCTCGCCCCGCAGACCGTGATCGAGCGGATCAACGCCGCCGCCGGTGCCGAGGCGATCTACTCCTCGGGCGTCGGTCAGCACCAGATGTGGGCCGCGCACTTCGTGAAGTACGAGCGCCCGCGCCAGTGGCTCAACTCCGGCGGTGCCGGCACGATGGGCTACGGCGTCCCCGCCGCGATGGGTGCCAAGGTGGGCGACCCCGATCGCGTCGTGTGGGCGATCGACGGCGACGGCTGCTTCCAGATGACCAACCAGGAGCTGGCCACCTGCGCCCTCGAGGGCATCCCGATCAAGGTCGCGGTCATCAACAACTCCTCGCTGGGCATGGTGCGCCAGTGGCAGACCCTGTTCTACGAGGGCCGCTACTCCAACACCGACCTCAACACCGGCCCCGAGACCATCGGCGCCCGCCGGATCCCCGACTTCGTCAAGCTCGCCGAGGCCTACGGCTGCGTGGGCCTGCGCTGCGAGAGCGAGGACGAGCTCGACGAGGTCATCGCCAAGGCGATGAGCATCAACGACGTGCCCGTCGTGATCGACTTCGTCGTCGAGCGCGACGCGATGGTCTGGCCGATGGTGGCCGCCGGCACGAGCAACGACGACATCAAGATCGCCCGCGATCTGGCCCCCGAATGGGAAGAGGAAGACCTCTGA
- a CDS encoding sensor histidine kinase gives MFTVRRSLWDEPRPADAPPVGRLDWLLAGVFAIATLVEGAVRPDVAWRPLVTVLGLALVPALLWRRSHPLPAASVGWGVAGVLSVLQLTADTSDLGLYSMLGVLVLLYSLVRWGSGREIAAGSAFVMVVAVLGMIASSAGFADVFGGSVLLLLVVALGAVFRYRADLWSRQQREIRNQERVALARELHDTVAHHVSAIAVQAQAGGVVVGSQPEKAAEVLTAIEAEASRTLAEMRSMVRLLREEESVDYAPQRGVADLPALARVDTTLAVEVSLDGSLTELARPVDAALYRLAQESLTNAVRHARGATRVAIDVHREGDAVRLRVSDDGRIETEAPEPGFGLLGMAERAQLLGGSLSAGPGPEGGWVVEAALPLKAPA, from the coding sequence GTGTTCACTGTCCGGCGCTCCCTGTGGGACGAGCCGCGACCTGCCGACGCCCCGCCCGTCGGACGGCTCGACTGGCTGCTGGCAGGCGTGTTCGCGATCGCGACGCTGGTTGAGGGCGCGGTGCGGCCGGACGTGGCCTGGCGTCCCCTCGTGACGGTGCTAGGTCTAGCACTCGTGCCGGCTCTCCTCTGGCGGCGGAGCCATCCCTTGCCGGCCGCCTCGGTCGGGTGGGGTGTCGCCGGGGTGCTCTCGGTCCTCCAGCTGACCGCCGACACCTCGGACCTGGGCCTCTACTCCATGCTCGGCGTGCTGGTCCTTCTCTACTCACTCGTGCGGTGGGGCTCGGGACGCGAGATCGCCGCGGGATCGGCGTTCGTGATGGTCGTCGCCGTGCTCGGGATGATCGCTTCCTCCGCGGGCTTTGCCGACGTCTTCGGTGGGAGCGTGCTCCTGCTGCTCGTCGTCGCCCTCGGAGCCGTGTTCCGCTACCGCGCGGACCTCTGGAGTCGTCAACAACGCGAGATCCGCAACCAGGAGCGGGTGGCGCTCGCGCGCGAGCTGCACGACACGGTGGCTCACCACGTCTCGGCCATCGCGGTGCAGGCGCAGGCCGGCGGCGTGGTCGTCGGCTCCCAGCCCGAGAAGGCCGCCGAGGTCCTGACCGCGATCGAGGCCGAGGCCTCGCGAACCCTCGCGGAGATGAGGTCCATGGTCCGCCTGCTGCGCGAGGAGGAGTCCGTCGACTACGCACCGCAGCGGGGCGTCGCGGACCTGCCTGCGCTGGCGCGCGTCGACACGACGCTTGCCGTCGAGGTCTCGCTGGACGGCTCGCTCACCGAGCTGGCGCGCCCCGTGGACGCGGCGCTGTACCGACTCGCGCAGGAGTCGCTGACGAATGCCGTGCGGCACGCCCGCGGCGCGACGCGAGTCGCGATCGACGTCCACCGCGAGGGCGACGCCGTCAGACTGCGTGTCAGTGACGACGGACGGATCGAGACGGAGGCGCCCGAACCCGGTTTCGGCCTGCTGGGGATGGCCGAGCGCGCCCAGCTGCTCGGCGGTTCGCTCAGTGCGGGTCCGGGGCCAGAGGGCGGCTGGGTGGTCGAGGCCGCGCTGCCCCTGAAGGCTCCGGCATGA
- a CDS encoding GNAT family N-acetyltransferase, with the protein MDLTRLSTERLELAAVSEGDLDELHALNADPRVWRHLPSGVHSDVQQTRDQIADYTADWERDGLGYWIARRGGELVGIGGVRRRAGGTWNLYYRIAAERHGHGYATEVARAGVDAAARLAPDEPVVAYLLEHNEASRRTAERVGLGLVWRGPDREVPDGIRLVLADRTLDEATLGTLH; encoded by the coding sequence ATGGACCTCACCAGGCTGAGCACGGAGCGGCTGGAGCTCGCGGCGGTGTCCGAGGGCGACCTCGACGAGCTGCACGCGCTGAACGCGGACCCGCGGGTCTGGCGGCACCTGCCCTCGGGGGTGCACTCCGACGTCCAGCAGACCCGCGACCAGATCGCCGACTACACGGCGGACTGGGAGCGCGACGGCCTCGGCTACTGGATCGCGCGCCGCGGCGGTGAGCTGGTCGGCATCGGGGGAGTGCGGCGCCGCGCCGGCGGCACGTGGAACCTCTACTACCGGATCGCAGCCGAGCGCCACGGTCACGGCTACGCCACCGAGGTCGCCCGGGCGGGCGTCGACGCGGCCGCGCGGCTCGCTCCCGACGAGCCCGTCGTCGCCTACCTCCTCGAGCACAACGAGGCCTCGCGGCGCACAGCCGAGCGCGTAGGGCTGGGCCTCGTCTGGCGCGGACCCGACCGCGAGGTGCCGGACGGCATCCGTCTCGTCCTCGCCGACCGGACGCTCGACGAGGCCACGCTCGGCACCCTCCACTGA
- a CDS encoding patatin-like phospholipase family protein: MEQTRAIDLVLEGGGVKGIALVGAATALAENGYTFARIGGSSAGAMVGAVMAAMQHAGEPFSRVDEIMRTIDYSAFLDRRKRGAMLGWWPRAADAWGVLFHLGAHPGRHMEQWVRGVLGDLGVRTFGDLYFDDPGSALPQGQSFRLVVTASDLSRQRAMFLPWDLPAHGHDPNEYSVARAVRASAAIPFLFEPVRLKSQYGTLTLADGSLLRSYPIELFDRHDGKPSRWPTLGVRLSSPAGERAKAKPVTSPLSLLTNLIFTTVDSTQVRHVSDPAAIDRSIFAKPRGVRWTDFDLTPEQRASLFDAGHSAATAWVRKHPAGPPAPEPDPDRDLVVPAWRPEPME; encoded by the coding sequence GTGGAGCAGACGCGCGCGATCGACCTCGTCCTGGAGGGCGGGGGAGTCAAGGGGATCGCCCTCGTGGGGGCGGCGACCGCGCTGGCCGAGAACGGATACACGTTCGCGCGGATCGGCGGGTCGTCCGCCGGTGCGATGGTCGGAGCCGTGATGGCGGCGATGCAGCACGCGGGGGAGCCGTTCAGTCGGGTCGACGAGATCATGCGCACGATCGACTACAGCGCGTTCCTCGACCGTCGCAAGCGCGGCGCGATGCTCGGCTGGTGGCCGCGCGCTGCTGACGCGTGGGGCGTGCTCTTCCACCTCGGTGCCCACCCCGGGCGCCACATGGAGCAGTGGGTGCGGGGCGTCCTGGGCGACCTCGGCGTGCGCACCTTCGGCGACCTCTATTTCGACGACCCGGGCAGCGCGCTGCCGCAGGGGCAGTCGTTCCGGCTCGTCGTCACCGCCAGCGACCTGTCCCGCCAGCGGGCGATGTTCCTACCGTGGGACCTGCCCGCGCACGGCCACGACCCGAACGAGTACTCCGTCGCCCGCGCGGTGCGAGCCTCGGCCGCGATCCCGTTCCTCTTCGAGCCCGTTCGGCTGAAGTCGCAGTACGGCACGCTCACCCTCGCCGACGGCTCGCTTCTGCGCAGCTATCCCATCGAGCTCTTCGACCGCCACGACGGCAAGCCCAGCCGCTGGCCCACCCTCGGCGTGCGGCTCAGCTCGCCGGCAGGGGAGCGCGCCAAGGCCAAGCCGGTCACGTCGCCGCTGTCGCTGCTGACGAACCTGATCTTCACCACCGTCGACTCCACGCAGGTGCGCCACGTCAGCGACCCTGCCGCGATCGACCGCAGCATCTTCGCCAAGCCCAGGGGCGTGCGCTGGACCGACTTCGACCTCACCCCCGAGCAGCGGGCGAGCCTGTTCGACGCGGGACACAGCGCCGCGACTGCCTGGGTGAGGAAGCACCCCGCCGGGCCCCCGGCGCCCGAGCCCGATCCCGACCGCGACCTGGTGGTGCCGGCATGGCGGCCCGAACCGATGGAATGA
- the ilvD gene encoding dihydroxy-acid dehydratase: MAETPDTPEIDIKPRSRDVTDGLEKTAARGMLRAVGMGDDDWVKPQIGVASSWNEITPCNLSLDRLAKAVKEGVHAGGGYPLEFGTISVSDGISMGHEGMHFSLVSREVIADSVEVVMSAERLDGSVLLAGCDKSLPGMLMAAARLDLSSVFLYAGSTLPGNVDGKDVTIIDAFEAVGACMKGLITRDEVDRIERAICPGEGACGGMYTANTMASAAEALGMSLPGSAAPPAPDRRRDDYAKKSGEAVVELLRKGITARDIMTLEAFENAITVVMALGGSTNAVLHLLAIAREAGVPLTLDDFSRVGDKVPHLGDLKPFGRYVMNDVDKVGGIPVIMKALLDAGLMHGDVMTVTGKTMAENLAHIDLGLDGDVIRPLDQPIHKTGGLTILHGSLAPEGAVVKSAGFDESVFRGTARVFDGERAAMDALEDGTVVAGDVVVIRYEGPKGGPGMREMLAITGAIKGAGLGKDVLLLTDGRFSGGTTGLCVGHVAPEAVDGGPIAFVRDGDPIVLDVANKLLDVEIDEDELARRQEGWEPNPPKYTSGVLAKYRKLVSSAAHGAVTG; this comes from the coding sequence ATGGCCGAGACCCCCGACACGCCCGAGATCGACATCAAGCCGCGCAGCCGCGACGTCACCGACGGTCTGGAGAAGACCGCCGCCCGCGGCATGCTCCGTGCGGTGGGCATGGGCGACGACGACTGGGTGAAGCCCCAGATCGGCGTCGCGTCCAGCTGGAACGAGATCACCCCGTGCAACCTCTCGCTCGACCGCCTCGCCAAGGCCGTCAAGGAGGGCGTCCACGCCGGTGGCGGCTACCCGCTCGAGTTCGGCACCATCAGCGTCTCCGACGGCATCAGCATGGGCCACGAGGGCATGCACTTCTCGCTCGTCAGCCGTGAGGTCATCGCGGACTCGGTCGAGGTCGTCATGTCGGCCGAGCGCCTCGACGGCTCGGTGCTGCTCGCCGGCTGCGACAAGAGCCTGCCCGGCATGCTCATGGCCGCCGCGCGCCTCGACCTGTCGAGCGTCTTCCTCTACGCCGGCTCCACCCTGCCGGGCAACGTCGACGGCAAGGACGTCACGATCATCGACGCCTTCGAGGCCGTCGGCGCCTGCATGAAGGGCCTCATCACCCGCGACGAGGTCGACCGCATCGAGCGCGCGATCTGCCCCGGCGAGGGCGCCTGCGGCGGCATGTACACCGCCAACACGATGGCCTCCGCGGCCGAGGCGCTCGGCATGAGCCTGCCCGGCTCGGCCGCCCCGCCGGCCCCCGACCGCCGCCGCGACGACTACGCCAAGAAGTCGGGCGAGGCCGTCGTCGAGCTGCTCCGCAAGGGCATCACCGCCCGCGACATCATGACGCTCGAGGCCTTCGAGAACGCCATCACCGTGGTCATGGCGCTCGGCGGCTCCACCAATGCCGTGCTGCACCTGCTCGCGATCGCGCGCGAGGCCGGCGTGCCGCTCACGCTCGACGACTTCAGCCGCGTCGGCGACAAGGTGCCCCACCTGGGCGACCTCAAGCCGTTCGGCCGCTACGTCATGAACGACGTCGACAAGGTCGGCGGCATCCCCGTGATCATGAAGGCGCTGCTCGACGCGGGCCTCATGCACGGCGACGTCATGACCGTCACCGGCAAGACGATGGCCGAGAACCTCGCGCACATCGACCTCGGACTCGACGGCGACGTCATCCGCCCGCTCGACCAGCCGATCCACAAGACCGGCGGCCTGACGATCCTGCACGGCTCGCTCGCCCCCGAGGGCGCGGTCGTCAAGAGCGCCGGCTTCGACGAGTCGGTCTTCCGCGGCACCGCCCGGGTGTTCGACGGCGAGCGCGCGGCGATGGACGCGCTGGAGGACGGCACCGTCGTCGCCGGCGACGTCGTCGTCATCCGCTACGAGGGCCCCAAGGGCGGTCCCGGCATGCGCGAGATGCTCGCCATCACCGGCGCCATCAAGGGCGCAGGCCTGGGCAAGGACGTCCTGCTGCTCACCGACGGCCGCTTCTCCGGCGGCACCACCGGCCTGTGCGTCGGCCATGTCGCCCCCGAGGCCGTCGACGGTGGTCCGATCGCGTTCGTGCGCGACGGCGACCCGATCGTCCTCGACGTCGCGAACAAGCTCCTCGACGTCGAGATCGACGAGGACGAGCTGGCCCGTCGCCAGGAGGGCTGGGAGCCCAACCCGCCGAAGTACACCTCCGGCGTGCTGGCCAAGTACCGCAAGCTCGTCAGCTCCGCCGCGCACGGCGCCGTCACGGGCTGA